A window from Pyrococcus kukulkanii encodes these proteins:
- a CDS encoding glycogen/starch synthase, with product MKVLLLGFEYLPIKVGGLAEALTYISRALASLGHEVIVFTPSHGKFQGKIIGSVRAFGERVDIKAHLEENENLRIYRIGGGLLDSTDVYGPGWDGLLRKSVLFGKASVLLLNELLKEEGLPEVVHFHDWHTVFAGALIKKYFKIPAIFTIHRLNKAKIPAHYFHEANLSELAPYPDLDPEHTGGYIADMVTTVSRGYLLDEWGFFRNFDGKVTYVFNGIDCSFWSEKFLEGSRDERRKRILSKFGMEDGITFMFIGRFDRGQKGVDVLLRAIEILSSREEFKDMRFIIVGKGDPELEDWAKKLANSHGNIGVLTQMLSREFVRELYGSVDFVVIPSYFEPFGLVQLEAMCLGAIPIASSVGGLRDTIISLDKEPHTATGLLVPPGDPWALANAIVKMFNIAKNNPGLLRELRENCKRRARSFSWEKAAERYIRVYKGDVDRFFDFAL from the coding sequence ATGAAGGTGTTACTTCTAGGCTTTGAGTACCTCCCCATAAAGGTTGGTGGACTTGCTGAGGCTCTAACCTATATATCAAGGGCACTTGCGAGCTTGGGGCATGAAGTGATAGTCTTTACCCCTTCCCACGGGAAGTTTCAGGGGAAAATCATTGGGAGCGTGAGGGCATTTGGAGAGAGAGTTGACATCAAGGCTCACTTGGAGGAGAATGAGAACCTCAGAATTTATAGAATCGGTGGAGGGCTTCTTGACTCAACAGATGTATATGGCCCAGGGTGGGATGGCTTACTTAGAAAGTCCGTGCTTTTTGGAAAGGCAAGTGTTCTCTTGCTAAATGAGCTGTTAAAAGAGGAAGGGTTACCCGAGGTAGTTCACTTCCATGATTGGCATACTGTCTTTGCTGGAGCCTTGATAAAGAAATACTTCAAGATTCCGGCCATTTTCACTATTCATAGGCTTAATAAAGCTAAGATACCGGCTCATTACTTCCACGAGGCCAACTTATCAGAATTAGCTCCCTATCCTGATTTAGACCCTGAGCATACTGGAGGCTACATTGCAGATATGGTAACAACCGTCAGTAGGGGATATCTCCTTGATGAATGGGGTTTTTTCAGAAATTTTGATGGCAAAGTGACTTATGTTTTCAATGGAATAGATTGTAGCTTTTGGAGTGAGAAATTCCTAGAGGGGTCAAGGGATGAAAGACGTAAGAGAATATTGTCAAAATTTGGAATGGAGGATGGAATAACGTTCATGTTTATAGGGAGGTTCGATAGGGGACAGAAGGGAGTGGATGTATTGTTAAGGGCGATAGAAATTCTTTCCTCAAGGGAGGAATTCAAAGATATGAGATTTATAATAGTGGGAAAAGGTGATCCTGAGCTTGAAGATTGGGCAAAAAAGTTGGCCAATTCTCATGGAAACATAGGAGTTCTAACTCAAATGCTCTCAAGGGAATTCGTGAGGGAGCTCTATGGTTCCGTTGATTTCGTAGTAATTCCTTCGTATTTCGAGCCTTTTGGTCTTGTTCAGTTAGAGGCAATGTGTCTCGGCGCTATTCCTATAGCCTCCTCTGTTGGGGGATTAAGGGACACGATAATAAGCCTTGACAAGGAACCCCACACTGCCACTGGCCTGTTGGTTCCACCAGGCGATCCTTGGGCATTAGCCAATGCAATTGTGAAGATGTTTAATATAGCTAAGAACAATCCAGGTCTACTTAGAGAGCTTAGGGAGAACTGCAAGAGAAGAGCAAGAAGCTTTTCCTGGGAAAAAGCTGCAGAGAGATATATTAGGGTGTATAAAGGGGACGTAGACAGATTTTTTGACTTTGCCCTGTGA